In one window of Comamonas testosteroni DNA:
- a CDS encoding Bug family tripartite tricarboxylate transporter substrate binding protein, whose product MKKLFFKILCLFAVQGFMLEAVHAQIYPSRSVRIVTSFSAGSGPDAMLRMVSDKLAKLWGQPVIIDNRPGASGFIAISEARRSGVDGYTLLHMDGLNLTAIPHMYKKLPYNAETDIEPISPIHGSYFFVTVSADSPWNSMTDLIRAAKSAPGAISYGSWQIGSVAHLFSAALEAGTGTKMMHVPYKENSQLYTGVARQEVNWTFGSIASAGPLVKAGRLKFLAIAGPARESAYLQVPTVAEAGGPAGFEARGWVGLFAPKGVPMPIAEKISADLARVVNEPELKAKMTELGYEPMPRKPAETRALVANQSKEFKVVVTRSAVTLD is encoded by the coding sequence ATGAAAAAACTATTCTTTAAGATTCTTTGCCTCTTTGCCGTGCAGGGCTTCATGCTGGAAGCTGTCCATGCACAGATATACCCGTCCAGATCTGTGCGGATCGTGACGTCGTTCTCTGCCGGCTCCGGTCCCGACGCCATGCTGCGCATGGTCTCCGACAAGCTGGCAAAGCTTTGGGGGCAACCCGTCATTATCGACAATAGGCCGGGTGCGAGTGGTTTTATTGCAATCTCAGAGGCGCGCCGTAGTGGTGTTGATGGCTACACGCTCCTGCATATGGATGGCCTGAATTTGACGGCTATTCCACATATGTACAAGAAGCTCCCCTATAACGCGGAGACAGACATTGAACCTATCAGTCCCATCCACGGCAGCTACTTCTTTGTAACTGTCTCAGCTGACTCCCCCTGGAACAGCATGACCGACCTTATCAGGGCCGCCAAGTCCGCCCCGGGTGCCATTAGTTACGGTTCTTGGCAGATTGGCAGTGTTGCTCATCTTTTTTCCGCAGCTTTGGAGGCTGGAACCGGAACCAAAATGATGCATGTGCCGTACAAGGAAAACTCGCAGCTCTACACGGGTGTTGCCCGGCAAGAGGTTAATTGGACATTTGGATCGATTGCGAGCGCAGGCCCCCTTGTGAAGGCCGGTCGACTCAAATTCTTGGCCATCGCCGGGCCTGCCCGTGAAAGCGCATATCTTCAAGTTCCGACTGTGGCGGAGGCGGGTGGCCCAGCTGGTTTTGAGGCCAGAGGGTGGGTCGGTCTTTTTGCCCCCAAGGGGGTTCCCATGCCCATTGCAGAGAAGATTTCGGCGGATCTGGCACGTGTTGTGAACGAGCCGGAACTGAAGGCAAAAATGACCGAGCTTGGCTACGAACCAATGCCTAGAAAGCCTGCTGAAACGAGGGCGTTGGTGGCCAACCAGTCCAAGGAGTTCAAGGTAGTCGTGACGCGCAGTGCGGTCACGCTCGATTGA
- a CDS encoding SDR family NAD(P)-dependent oxidoreductase, whose protein sequence is MAVDIQTDKSQAVVIVTGGARGIGNAFARRLAEDGYHVAIMDLQGAQEAAEQIRREGGLADGYNANVVDAADWDRVLEQVGISGKRLHGLVNNAALFASLEMQPFEKVEKQEWMRVMEVNTFGPFLAIQKVAPILTQGGGGAIVNVASTSPLKGVTGMLHYVCSKGAVISMTRSLARELGDRSITVNAVAPGFTLSEGILQNKEHVEKFRDLGKNGRALKRDQLPEDLQGAVSFLINRDASFITGQTVIVDGGAHFG, encoded by the coding sequence ATGGCAGTTGATATTCAAACGGATAAGAGCCAAGCGGTGGTCATTGTCACTGGCGGAGCAAGAGGCATCGGAAACGCGTTCGCGCGACGACTCGCAGAGGATGGCTACCACGTTGCCATCATGGATCTGCAGGGCGCACAAGAGGCCGCGGAACAGATTCGACGCGAGGGCGGGCTCGCGGATGGCTACAACGCCAATGTCGTTGATGCCGCAGACTGGGACCGTGTTCTTGAGCAGGTCGGCATATCAGGCAAGCGGTTGCACGGGCTGGTAAACAACGCTGCCTTGTTTGCTAGTCTGGAAATGCAGCCTTTCGAGAAGGTGGAGAAGCAGGAATGGATGCGTGTCATGGAAGTGAACACGTTCGGTCCGTTTCTCGCGATCCAGAAGGTCGCGCCGATTCTGACCCAGGGTGGTGGTGGCGCGATCGTGAATGTGGCTTCGACATCGCCGCTCAAAGGCGTGACCGGCATGTTGCACTACGTTTGCAGCAAAGGCGCCGTCATTTCGATGACCCGCAGCCTTGCCCGTGAGCTTGGCGACCGATCCATCACCGTGAATGCGGTGGCGCCGGGGTTCACTTTGAGCGAGGGCATTCTTCAAAACAAGGAGCACGTCGAAAAGTTTCGCGATCTGGGCAAGAACGGCCGGGCTCTGAAACGCGACCAGCTGCCAGAGGATTTGCAGGGAGCTGTCAGTTTTCTCATCAATCGAGATGCATCTTTCATCACGGGCCAGACAGTCATCGTCGATGGCGGTGCGCATTTCGGCTGA
- a CDS encoding cytochrome P450 yields the protein MFVFDPYDPIVDSNPFPLYKELRDHYPCYWSEAGKVWVLSRYADVVAAASDWQTYSSLKGNLLAELPSRTGATLGTTDPPRHDRLRALVQHAFTRRNLAGLDEYLREIARTAVRSFEGRKRFDFNREFSTAMTMKTLSLIIGLPPTDENHLRRQAMLCVQTDPMVKGKTEEHERAFKWINEFAVSVIEERRARPTDDLISQFSVAEIDGDRLDEREVIMTTTMLIVAGAESMGAFMSLMAMNLADHPEALAGCVQNPDLLPDAIEESLRFNTSAQRFKRTLTRDVELHGQRMKAGDAVCLAYGSANRDERQFPDPDRYDLNRKPRGHLGFGSGVHACLGSMMARQVLRVAFEEFHKVFPRYRRAEVDLPWMPSTNFRSPTRLELVLE from the coding sequence ATGTTTGTGTTTGATCCCTACGACCCCATTGTCGATTCGAACCCGTTTCCCCTGTACAAGGAACTCAGGGACCACTACCCCTGCTATTGGAGCGAAGCTGGGAAGGTCTGGGTGCTGTCCAGGTATGCGGACGTGGTCGCCGCAGCCAGCGATTGGCAGACCTATTCTTCCCTCAAGGGCAACCTCTTGGCCGAGCTGCCCAGTCGCACTGGCGCGACGCTGGGCACCACCGATCCACCACGTCATGACCGCTTGCGAGCTCTCGTTCAGCATGCGTTCACAAGGCGCAATCTTGCTGGTTTGGATGAGTATTTGCGGGAGATTGCACGCACGGCGGTCAGGTCGTTCGAAGGCCGAAAGCGGTTTGATTTCAACCGTGAGTTTTCGACCGCAATGACGATGAAGACGTTGTCGCTGATCATCGGTCTGCCCCCAACCGATGAGAACCATCTTCGCCGACAAGCGATGCTGTGCGTTCAGACCGATCCCATGGTCAAAGGCAAGACGGAGGAACATGAGCGCGCGTTCAAGTGGATCAACGAGTTTGCTGTCTCCGTCATCGAAGAGAGGCGCGCGCGTCCAACGGACGATCTGATTTCGCAGTTCAGCGTGGCCGAGATTGACGGCGATCGATTGGACGAACGCGAGGTGATCATGACCACCACGATGCTCATCGTGGCTGGCGCCGAGTCGATGGGAGCGTTCATGAGCCTGATGGCAATGAACTTGGCCGACCATCCCGAAGCCTTAGCGGGCTGCGTGCAAAACCCTGATCTGTTGCCTGATGCGATCGAGGAGTCGCTGCGCTTCAACACCTCTGCCCAACGATTCAAGAGAACGCTGACGCGGGATGTCGAGTTGCATGGCCAGCGCATGAAAGCAGGCGATGCGGTGTGCCTGGCCTACGGGTCTGCCAACAGGGACGAGCGTCAATTTCCCGATCCTGATCGATACGACCTCAATCGGAAGCCTCGTGGGCACCTGGGTTTTGGCAGCGGTGTTCATGCCTGCTTGGGATCAATGATGGCCAGGCAGGTGCTTCGTGTCGCATTTGAAGAGTTTCACAAAGTCTTCCCTCGGTATCGACGCGCTGAGGTCGATTTACCTTGGATGCCGTCCACCAACTTCCGAAGCCCCACTCGGCTTGAACTGGTCCTGGAGTGA
- a CDS encoding helix-turn-helix domain-containing protein, producing the protein MSYLKIIAPLEGTATIHQFGREAVVAPGGWAIYDTTDGYEVANPQHTQHLIVMLPKENLTERGLKLYPLMGRCMGGSVGISRIALETIRLTFHELPRMTSEAARGAGDLISELVSLSLLETSGRGTAVTHMEAFRDRIRYYVGQHLRDPHLNVARIAQALNCSKRHLHNAFQDQDETLAQHIMRRRLQACMVDLREPGQAALTIAEIADSWGFSSSTHFGRRFRELTSMSPSEFRAISAEEGGCSAATTEHA; encoded by the coding sequence GTGAGCTATCTCAAGATCATTGCTCCTTTGGAAGGTACGGCCACCATCCATCAATTTGGGCGCGAAGCGGTCGTGGCGCCGGGGGGATGGGCCATCTATGACACCACCGATGGCTACGAGGTGGCGAATCCTCAGCACACACAACACCTGATCGTGATGCTGCCGAAGGAAAATTTGACTGAACGCGGCTTGAAGCTCTACCCTCTCATGGGGCGCTGTATGGGCGGCAGCGTTGGAATCTCGCGTATAGCACTCGAGACCATACGGCTCACATTTCACGAGCTTCCGAGGATGACAAGTGAAGCCGCTCGCGGCGCTGGCGACCTGATTTCTGAACTGGTATCGCTTTCCTTGCTGGAAACTTCGGGCCGTGGCACCGCCGTGACCCACATGGAGGCGTTTAGAGACCGTATCCGGTACTACGTCGGCCAACATCTTCGCGACCCTCACCTGAACGTTGCACGAATTGCCCAAGCACTCAATTGCAGCAAGCGCCATTTGCACAACGCATTCCAGGATCAGGATGAAACTCTGGCTCAGCACATCATGCGCCGCAGATTGCAGGCCTGCATGGTCGACCTGCGTGAACCAGGTCAAGCAGCCCTCACCATCGCCGAGATTGCCGACTCATGGGGTTTCAGCAGCAGCACACACTTTGGCCGAAGATTCCGGGAACTCACCAGCATGTCGCCCAGCGAGTTCCGAGCGATCTCGGCTGAAGAAGGCGGTTGCTCGGCCGCCACAACAGAGCACGCGTGA
- a CDS encoding aldehyde dehydrogenase family protein has product MKTALNYIDGIWCPASAERTGVCINPATGEPAAQYVNATLPEIEAAIAGARYCFESSTWSSQPKLRSDVLRLFADRLEARKDEIVDALVELNGKLRREAEGEVLAGISELRYYAGLARNLFGRVLEIEPQIYSMIEREAIGVAAIIVPWNAPVTLLVRSLAPALAAGCAVVIKAAHQTALVHAMMVECLVQDTRLPCGLVQSFVEDGADGAKLLCAHVEVDVISFTGSTQVGKLIAGSTSKNLTRLSLELGGKAPAIVLPDASIADAVRGIVPGACVMAGQMCTAISRVLVHESIAEGFKAALVEGLRQIRVGPGQLPTSSMGALIDRRNQQRLLDEVQSARETCEVLLAGTVPQDLPRAGAFITPSLIATQDLQSHFVQDEIFGPVITLETFSDDENALTRANATRYGLASSIWTNDFKRARQIARRLKFGNVWINAHNRLFAEVETGGYRESGLGRLHGVDGLSDFLETKHVYMPCA; this is encoded by the coding sequence ATGAAAACTGCCCTGAACTACATCGACGGCATATGGTGTCCGGCTTCGGCCGAGCGCACCGGTGTTTGTATCAATCCCGCGACCGGTGAGCCCGCTGCGCAGTACGTCAATGCGACGTTGCCGGAGATCGAGGCGGCCATTGCGGGCGCGCGATACTGCTTTGAGTCCAGCACCTGGTCCAGCCAGCCTAAGCTTCGCTCGGACGTACTGCGGCTCTTTGCCGATCGCCTTGAGGCACGCAAAGACGAGATTGTGGATGCGCTCGTTGAGCTGAACGGAAAACTGCGACGCGAGGCTGAAGGTGAGGTATTGGCCGGCATCTCCGAACTGCGCTACTACGCGGGCTTGGCGCGCAATCTTTTCGGTCGGGTGCTCGAAATTGAGCCACAGATCTATTCGATGATCGAACGCGAGGCGATCGGTGTGGCGGCGATCATCGTTCCCTGGAACGCACCCGTAACGCTCCTCGTGAGATCCCTGGCGCCTGCGCTTGCCGCAGGGTGCGCCGTGGTGATCAAGGCCGCGCACCAGACAGCTCTGGTGCACGCCATGATGGTGGAGTGCTTGGTGCAGGATACGAGACTGCCTTGTGGACTCGTTCAATCCTTTGTCGAAGACGGTGCAGACGGTGCCAAGCTGCTGTGCGCCCATGTCGAAGTCGACGTGATCAGTTTCACCGGATCGACCCAGGTAGGCAAACTGATCGCCGGTTCGACTTCCAAGAATCTGACCCGGTTATCGCTGGAACTCGGTGGCAAGGCTCCAGCCATTGTGCTCCCGGATGCCAGCATTGCCGATGCGGTGCGGGGCATCGTGCCAGGCGCCTGCGTAATGGCGGGGCAGATGTGCACGGCCATCAGCCGGGTGCTGGTCCATGAATCGATCGCCGAGGGTTTCAAGGCGGCACTCGTGGAGGGTCTCAGGCAGATCCGTGTCGGCCCGGGACAACTCCCCACTTCCTCGATGGGTGCATTGATCGACAGGCGTAATCAGCAACGCTTGCTGGACGAGGTGCAGTCTGCGCGCGAGACCTGCGAAGTGTTGCTGGCTGGGACTGTTCCCCAGGACCTGCCACGTGCGGGTGCGTTTATCACGCCCTCACTGATCGCCACGCAGGATCTGCAGAGCCATTTTGTGCAGGACGAAATCTTTGGACCGGTGATCACGCTGGAGACGTTCAGCGATGACGAGAATGCCCTGACCCGCGCCAACGCGACCCGTTATGGCCTTGCGTCGTCGATCTGGACGAATGACTTCAAGCGAGCCCGGCAAATCGCTCGGCGCCTAAAGTTCGGCAATGTCTGGATCAATGCGCACAACCGACTTTTTGCCGAAGTCGAAACCGGAGGTTACCGCGAGAGTGGTCTTGGGCGTCTGCATGGCGTCGATGGCCTGAGCGATTTTTTGGAAACCAAGCACGTCTACATGCCGTGTGCCTGA
- a CDS encoding 2Fe-2S iron-sulfur cluster-binding protein, with protein MTTITYVETHGQAVTVDVPDGWSLMQGAVANGIEGILGECGGSCACATCHCYVDEARICELSPPADNELDMLEDAAAPRRSNSRLACQVKVHSAMAGLIVHLPDRQQ; from the coding sequence ATGACAACCATTACTTATGTAGAAACCCATGGACAGGCCGTTACCGTGGATGTTCCGGACGGATGGAGCTTGATGCAGGGCGCGGTGGCCAACGGCATCGAAGGAATCTTGGGCGAATGCGGCGGTTCGTGCGCATGCGCCACCTGTCACTGCTACGTGGATGAAGCACGGATATGCGAACTGTCACCACCTGCGGATAACGAGCTCGACATGCTGGAAGATGCAGCTGCGCCTCGGCGGTCGAACAGCCGTCTGGCATGTCAGGTCAAGGTGCACTCCGCCATGGCTGGCTTGATCGTTCACCTACCTGATCGACAGCAATGA
- a CDS encoding NAD(P)/FAD-dependent oxidoreductase, with translation MTSPDKVVIVGAGQAGLQTAEALRAMGYAGSITLLGAERCGPYHRPPLSKAWLAGEIAAEQLTMRSPDALARKGIALRTDAQAIGIDIGKRLVRLADGGALSYDALVLATGASPRMLDLPGRDAKGVLALRSMEDAQAIAQRLALCAQSNRPMVIVGGGFIGLEVASTARKKGVAVTVLEVAPRLLGRVLAPMLSEWYAQLHRWHGVNLVLNARIAAFETGADGHVCGVHMNDGTLFPAGLVIVGVGVQANDGLARAAGLACDRGIVVDACARTSDPYIFAAGDCTARTTSDGTLLRLESVQNAVEQGKSAAAAVMGQERPFAAAPWFWSDQYDIKLQIAGLSTGADRWETRGEPDSCSFNVYHYCGDRLLAVDSINNAREHLQARKRLDGECT, from the coding sequence ATGACGAGCCCTGACAAGGTTGTGATTGTTGGCGCGGGCCAGGCTGGATTACAGACGGCCGAGGCGCTTCGAGCCATGGGCTACGCGGGCTCGATCACTCTGCTGGGGGCCGAGCGCTGCGGTCCTTACCACCGTCCACCGCTGTCCAAGGCCTGGCTGGCCGGCGAGATAGCGGCTGAGCAGCTCACGATGCGTTCACCCGATGCGCTGGCACGAAAAGGCATTGCTTTACGTACCGATGCGCAAGCGATTGGGATAGACATTGGAAAGCGCCTCGTGCGTTTGGCTGACGGAGGTGCATTGAGCTATGACGCCCTCGTTCTTGCCACTGGTGCCTCACCCCGGATGCTCGATTTACCGGGCAGAGATGCAAAGGGGGTGTTGGCGCTGCGCAGCATGGAAGATGCGCAGGCGATCGCGCAGCGCTTGGCGCTCTGTGCACAAAGCAATCGGCCGATGGTGATTGTGGGCGGAGGCTTCATCGGACTAGAGGTGGCGTCCACAGCGCGCAAGAAGGGAGTTGCGGTCACGGTCTTGGAAGTCGCGCCTCGTTTGCTTGGTCGCGTTTTGGCCCCAATGCTGTCAGAGTGGTACGCGCAGTTGCACCGCTGGCACGGTGTGAACCTGGTTCTGAATGCGCGCATCGCCGCCTTCGAAACTGGCGCCGATGGGCACGTGTGTGGCGTTCACATGAACGACGGCACGCTCTTTCCGGCAGGACTGGTGATTGTGGGTGTTGGCGTACAGGCCAACGATGGTCTTGCTCGCGCTGCTGGCTTGGCTTGCGACCGAGGCATCGTTGTCGATGCCTGCGCAAGGACGAGCGATCCCTATATCTTCGCCGCAGGCGATTGCACGGCGCGAACGACCAGCGATGGGACTCTGCTGCGCCTGGAGTCAGTCCAGAACGCTGTCGAGCAAGGCAAGAGCGCGGCCGCTGCCGTGATGGGGCAAGAGCGCCCATTTGCTGCCGCACCGTGGTTCTGGAGTGACCAGTACGACATCAAGCTGCAAATCGCGGGCCTATCCACGGGGGCGGATCGATGGGAGACCCGGGGGGAGCCGGACAGTTGCAGCTTCAACGTCTATCACTACTGCGGTGACAGGCTGCTCGCGGTAGACAGCATCAACAATGCCAGGGAGCACCTTCAGGCACGCAAGCGACTTGATGGGGAATGCACATAA